A region from the Beduinella massiliensis genome encodes:
- a CDS encoding energy-coupling factor transporter ATPase — MERRESDKIVAEGVHYTYQDADGAALGGVDMSVHAGEFLAVLGHNGSGKSTLAKLMNALYVPTQGNLWVVGLDTRNDDLVFDIRQHAGMVFQNPDNQIVATVVEEDVAFGMENMGVPPAQMRIRVDEALRAVNMQDFRKSAPHMLSGGQKQRVAIAGVIAMKPDVIILDESTAMLDPSGRREVLSTVRRLQREEGITVVWITHYMSEATQADRVIVMSEGKIVLSGTPREVFPQVERLRELRLDVPPMTELAKNLREAGVGVRADVLTVEEMVEEVCRLSSKN, encoded by the coding sequence ATGGAAAGACGCGAAAGCGACAAGATCGTAGCGGAGGGCGTGCACTATACGTACCAGGATGCCGACGGCGCGGCGCTTGGCGGCGTGGATATGTCCGTGCACGCGGGCGAATTCCTCGCCGTGCTGGGGCATAACGGCTCGGGCAAGTCCACCCTCGCCAAGCTGATGAACGCGCTGTACGTGCCCACGCAGGGCAATCTGTGGGTCGTGGGCCTCGACACGCGAAACGACGACCTCGTCTTCGACATCCGCCAGCACGCGGGCATGGTATTCCAAAACCCGGACAACCAAATCGTCGCGACGGTGGTGGAAGAGGACGTCGCCTTCGGCATGGAAAACATGGGCGTGCCGCCCGCGCAGATGCGCATCCGCGTGGACGAGGCGCTGCGCGCGGTCAACATGCAGGATTTTCGCAAGAGCGCGCCGCACATGCTGTCCGGCGGGCAAAAGCAGCGCGTGGCCATCGCGGGCGTCATCGCGATGAAGCCGGACGTCATCATCCTGGACGAGTCGACGGCGATGCTCGATCCTTCGGGGCGGCGTGAGGTGCTTTCAACCGTGCGCAGGCTTCAGCGGGAGGAAGGCATCACGGTCGTGTGGATCACGCATTACATGAGCGAGGCGACGCAGGCCGACCGCGTCATCGTGATGAGCGAGGGGAAGATCGTCCTGTCCGGTACGCCGCGCGAGGTCTTCCCGCAGGTGGAGCGGCTGCGCGAGCTGCGCCTGGACGTGCCGCCCATGACGGAGCTGGCGAAAAATTTGCGCGAGGCAGGCGTCGGCGTGCGTGCGGACGTGCTCACGGTAGAGGAAATGGTGGAGGAAGTATGCCGATTGTCATCGAAAAACTGA
- a CDS encoding YibE/F family protein has protein sequence MNKLQMHKDKRRNWIFCIVVGLLCIALGYLPSGYPARMPANSTRERVKVLSVDNANLAPLGIVYSGAQEVGIEILSGKWKGSEMNAANTLNSALEKDKLFAAGDEGLAIIHADEDGPTSATMVDHYRLGNEGMLFALFGLLLILFGGVAGAGALVSLVASVMVVWKLLIPALLKGDSPIPVALGVVLLLTALIMFLVAGFTPKALCALIGSLLGTFVTCLLATGFGALLKLDGSNLPYVVPLLSQSAMQLDIREIFLAMVFIANSGSLMDLAMDVSASCQEVCVHHPEITRRELVRSGFSVGRSVIGTMTTTLMLAYSGSYLSMMMYFMGQGTPVVDILNFKYVACEVLTTLVGSFGLVSVAPFTALIAGFVMPRRQAADTGALPEVR, from the coding sequence ATGAATAAGCTGCAAATGCACAAGGACAAGCGCCGCAACTGGATCTTTTGTATCGTCGTAGGGCTGCTCTGTATCGCGCTGGGTTACCTGCCCAGCGGATACCCTGCGCGCATGCCTGCGAATTCCACGCGGGAGCGCGTCAAGGTGCTGTCGGTCGACAACGCCAACCTGGCCCCTCTGGGCATCGTGTACTCCGGCGCGCAGGAGGTGGGGATCGAGATTCTATCCGGAAAATGGAAGGGCAGCGAGATGAACGCGGCGAATACGCTGAATTCCGCGCTGGAAAAGGACAAGCTCTTCGCGGCGGGCGACGAAGGACTTGCGATCATCCATGCGGACGAAGACGGACCGACGAGCGCGACGATGGTGGATCATTACCGACTGGGCAACGAAGGCATGCTCTTTGCGCTGTTCGGTCTACTGCTGATCCTGTTCGGCGGCGTAGCGGGCGCGGGGGCGCTCGTTTCGCTGGTGGCCAGCGTGATGGTGGTGTGGAAGCTGCTGATCCCGGCACTGCTCAAGGGGGATTCGCCCATTCCGGTGGCGCTGGGCGTGGTGCTCCTGCTCACGGCGCTGATCATGTTTCTGGTCGCAGGGTTTACTCCAAAGGCGCTGTGCGCCCTGATAGGCTCGCTGCTGGGCACGTTCGTCACCTGCCTGCTGGCGACCGGCTTTGGTGCGCTTTTAAAGCTCGACGGAAGCAACCTGCCGTACGTCGTGCCGCTTCTCTCGCAGAGCGCGATGCAGCTCGACATCCGCGAAATTTTCCTCGCCATGGTCTTCATCGCGAATTCGGGGTCGCTGATGGATCTGGCGATGGACGTGTCCGCGTCCTGTCAGGAGGTGTGCGTGCACCATCCGGAGATTACGCGTCGGGAGCTCGTCCGCTCGGGCTTTTCGGTCGGCCGCAGCGTCATTGGCACGATGACCACGACGCTCATGCTGGCGTACTCCGGCAGCTATCTTTCGATGATGATGTACTTCATGGGGCAGGGGACGCCCGTGGTCGACATCCTGAACTTCAAGTACGTGGCCTGCGAGGTGCTGACGACGTTGGTGGGTTCCTTTGGCCTGGTGAGCGTCGCGCCCTTCACGGCGTTGATCGCCGGCTTCGTGATGCCGAGGAGGCAGGCGGCGGATACGGGAGCGTTGCCGGAGGTTCGGTAA
- a CDS encoding alkaline phosphatase — MMKKILSLLLCAAMLLASCAVFAEEAKAAIPKYVFMFIGDGQGLPQINATQYYLGTLANPEAVMPTPQALSFTQFPYTGIMTTYDATSFCPDSASTATSMASGQKTLSGVINYNTELTEPFKLITEYAKEAGKKIGVVTSVSLDHATPAAYYAKVKSRKDMYDIAVQGLTGTTLDYLAGGYYAQPAGKDGDQQDVMEVAKENGWTIANTNEDIRALNADSGKVLAVVPDLAGDAAMQYEIDRRNIEAGGGDSLSLAEMVEAGIRVLDGNDGFFLMTEGGKVDWSCHANDAMTAIDETIAFDDAVQVAIDFAKEHADETLIIVTGDHETGGLTIGFATTGYDTHFQYLANQKMSYEAFDGEIAKLRENQATYEDALTLIEENYGLTQTADKELTLTADELAKIKTAYELSMLPKDERVIGDAEALAYGGYEPLSMAVCHILNNKAGVAFTSYSHTGLQIPVYATGVNAELFAGAYDNCDIFTRSMNAMGLAQ, encoded by the coding sequence ATGATGAAAAAGATCTTATCCCTGCTGCTGTGCGCAGCAATGCTTCTGGCGTCCTGCGCGGTCTTCGCGGAAGAGGCGAAGGCAGCCATCCCGAAGTACGTCTTCATGTTCATCGGGGACGGCCAGGGCCTGCCGCAGATCAATGCCACGCAATACTATCTGGGTACTCTTGCCAATCCGGAAGCGGTAATGCCTACGCCGCAGGCGCTTTCGTTCACGCAGTTCCCGTATACGGGGATCATGACGACGTATGACGCCACGTCGTTCTGCCCGGACTCCGCCTCCACGGCCACGTCCATGGCGAGCGGCCAAAAGACGCTTTCCGGCGTCATCAACTACAACACGGAACTGACCGAGCCCTTCAAGCTGATCACGGAATACGCGAAGGAAGCGGGCAAGAAAATCGGCGTCGTGACGAGCGTGTCCCTCGACCACGCGACCCCGGCGGCCTATTACGCCAAGGTGAAGAGCCGCAAGGACATGTACGACATCGCTGTGCAGGGCTTGACTGGCACCACGCTGGACTACCTCGCGGGCGGTTATTACGCGCAGCCGGCCGGCAAGGACGGAGATCAGCAGGACGTGATGGAGGTCGCCAAGGAGAACGGCTGGACGATCGCCAACACCAACGAGGACATCCGCGCGCTGAACGCTGACAGCGGCAAGGTGCTGGCCGTCGTGCCGGACCTTGCGGGTGACGCTGCAATGCAGTACGAAATCGACCGCAGGAACATCGAGGCGGGCGGCGGCGACTCTCTCTCCCTGGCGGAGATGGTCGAAGCGGGCATCCGTGTGCTCGACGGTAACGACGGCTTCTTCCTGATGACCGAGGGCGGCAAGGTAGACTGGTCCTGCCACGCCAACGACGCCATGACGGCCATCGACGAGACGATCGCCTTTGACGACGCGGTGCAGGTCGCGATCGACTTTGCTAAGGAGCACGCGGACGAAACCCTGATCATCGTTACCGGCGACCACGAAACCGGCGGACTTACGATCGGCTTTGCGACCACCGGTTACGACACGCACTTCCAGTATCTCGCAAACCAGAAGATGTCTTATGAAGCCTTCGACGGCGAGATCGCGAAGCTGCGCGAGAATCAGGCGACCTATGAAGACGCGCTGACCCTGATCGAGGAGAACTACGGCCTCACCCAGACGGCGGACAAGGAGCTCACGCTGACGGCGGACGAACTGGCGAAGATCAAGACCGCGTACGAGCTGAGCATGCTGCCGAAGGACGAGCGCGTGATCGGCGACGCGGAAGCGCTTGCCTACGGCGGGTATGAGCCGCTTTCCATGGCGGTCTGCCACATCCTGAACAACAAAGCGGGCGTAGCCTTCACCTCTTATTCGCACACCGGCCTGCAAATCCCGGTTTACGCTACGGGTGTGAACGCCGAGCTCTTCGCAGGCGCATACGATAACTGCGACATCTTTACGCGCAGCATGAACGCGATGGGCCTTGCGCAGTAA